From a region of the Mucilaginibacter auburnensis genome:
- a CDS encoding isoprenyl transferase, whose translation MTYKDQIDLLRVPKHIAVIMDGNGRWAKEKGKLRVFGHHNGVVSVRDVVEGAVEVGVKYLTLYTFSAENWNRPKLEVAAIMELMVNTIHKEIKTFMSNNIKLNAIGDLEKLPSKCYRELTNAMKTTSGNTGLVLTLALSYSSRHEILNAVRSIALKVKDGLIDADNIDEQLFSDNLYTHNMPEPELMIRTSGEHRISNYLLWQIAYAELYFTPKLWPDFRREDLFEAILDYQKRERRFGLTSEQIN comes from the coding sequence ATGACTTATAAAGACCAGATTGATTTGTTGAGAGTGCCAAAACACATTGCTGTTATAATGGATGGCAATGGGCGCTGGGCTAAAGAAAAAGGCAAATTACGGGTGTTTGGGCATCACAATGGCGTAGTTTCGGTGCGTGATGTGGTTGAGGGAGCGGTTGAAGTTGGCGTTAAATATCTAACGCTATATACGTTCTCTGCCGAGAACTGGAACCGCCCTAAATTGGAAGTTGCCGCAATAATGGAGTTGATGGTAAATACAATTCATAAGGAGATTAAAACCTTTATGAGTAATAACATCAAGCTCAATGCTATTGGCGACCTGGAAAAACTTCCGTCTAAGTGCTACCGCGAATTAACAAATGCCATGAAAACAACTTCAGGCAATACAGGTCTGGTACTTACTTTGGCATTAAGCTATAGTTCAAGGCACGAAATATTAAATGCGGTGAGGAGTATTGCTTTGAAGGTAAAAGATGGGCTTATTGATGCTGATAATATTGATGAGCAGCTTTTTTCTGATAATCTTTACACGCATAACATGCCCGAGCCTGAACTAATGATACGCACCAGCGGCGAGCATCGCATAAGTAATTACCTGCTTTGGCAGATAGCTTATGCAGAGCTATACTTTACACCTAAATTATGGCCCGATTTCAGGAGGGAAGATCTATTTGAGGCTATACTTGATTACCAAAAACGCGAACGCCGTTTTGGCTTAACCAGTGAGCAGATCAACTAA
- the bamA gene encoding outer membrane protein assembly factor BamA — translation MNKFLFAILFSIISVAAMAQVPSRPTYTPSSTSDTVILNYNNPKEYIIGGITVTGTTHLDKDILIQISKLNKGDRIVLPGEANSNVIKDLYAQQLFDDVQLNVTRISLDTVFLEIQVSEHPRLSRLRLLGIKKGQAEDIQKKLNDKTGKIVNENLLNTTTTIIKRHYQEKGYLNTEVLIKQRPDPSDTNSVILDVNIDKKKKVLIHKVTFEGNKDFSKGKLKKFLSKTRERKFYNIFGSKKFKDAKYKEDKENLIAKMQEKGYRDATILSDTVTKHSDNTVDVKIKLYEGPKYYFGNITWSGNARYSDEVLSRVLRIEKGDVFSEEVLNKRLSGGGPSGDDLSSLYLNDGYLTFNSDPVQTRLYNDTIDLDIRIFEGPQYTINRITVRGNDVTNDKVIRRELQTIPGQKFNKQLLIESTRIIGQLGNFDDTKTEPRPENINPTDGTVDILYNVVEKPSDQVELSGGFGAGQLVGTLGLTFNNFALRNLFNLKAYKPLPKGDGQKLSIRGQSSGRIYQNFSFTFSEPWLGGKKPIYFALTGYTQLSSTGQYYAKDNPNYNFLRINGVGITLGKRLKWPDNRFQLNYSLNFDHYFLDNYSGFLFSNGTAYNIKLTQDLSRNSLDAPIYPTSGSNIKFTIQATPPYSLFNNTNYSVATPAERYKFVEYYKFKFDAQWFTKLTGKLVLMSQIRTGFLGMYNSKVGPSPFERFKLGGDGMQNFQFLQGSEIIGMRGYTNFSIVPLGSNYTANSNPGSTIYNKFTMELRHPVIASQSATIFLLAFVEGGNTWNNFSQYNPFNIRRSAGIGTRIFLPIFGLLGLDYGYGFDAIPGQPSANKGQFAFSISQSLSGGFN, via the coding sequence ATGAACAAATTTCTGTTTGCTATTCTTTTCTCTATTATAAGTGTTGCTGCCATGGCCCAGGTCCCCAGCCGACCTACTTATACCCCGTCATCCACTTCCGATACCGTTATATTAAATTATAATAATCCAAAGGAGTATATAATTGGCGGAATAACCGTTACCGGCACAACGCATTTAGATAAAGACATTTTGATTCAGATATCAAAATTAAATAAAGGCGACAGGATTGTATTACCCGGCGAAGCCAACTCAAATGTTATAAAAGACCTGTACGCGCAGCAGCTATTTGATGATGTACAGTTAAACGTAACCAGGATAAGTTTAGATACCGTTTTTCTTGAAATTCAGGTAAGTGAGCACCCACGCCTTTCCAGACTGCGTTTATTAGGCATAAAGAAAGGGCAGGCAGAAGACATTCAGAAGAAATTGAATGACAAAACCGGTAAAATTGTTAATGAAAACCTGCTGAATACAACTACAACTATAATCAAAAGGCACTATCAGGAAAAAGGTTATTTGAATACCGAGGTGTTGATTAAACAACGCCCGGATCCAAGTGATACTAATAGCGTGATATTGGATGTAAACATTGATAAGAAGAAAAAGGTATTGATACACAAGGTTACCTTTGAGGGCAATAAAGATTTTTCAAAAGGCAAGCTAAAAAAGTTTTTAAGTAAAACGCGCGAACGTAAGTTCTACAACATATTTGGCTCAAAGAAATTTAAAGACGCAAAATATAAAGAAGATAAAGAAAACCTGATAGCCAAAATGCAGGAAAAAGGTTACCGCGACGCGACTATATTAAGCGACACTGTAACTAAACATAGCGACAATACCGTTGACGTGAAGATAAAGCTCTACGAAGGGCCTAAATATTATTTTGGTAACATCACATGGTCAGGTAACGCGCGTTACTCTGATGAAGTGTTATCGCGTGTGCTTCGTATTGAGAAAGGTGATGTATTTAGTGAAGAAGTATTGAATAAAAGGTTAAGTGGTGGCGGCCCAAGCGGCGATGACCTGTCGTCATTATATCTTAACGACGGTTACCTTACCTTTAACTCTGATCCGGTTCAAACAAGGTTATATAACGATACTATTGATCTTGACATCCGTATTTTTGAAGGACCTCAATACACCATTAACCGTATTACTGTAAGAGGTAACGATGTAACTAATGATAAAGTTATACGCCGGGAGTTACAAACTATACCGGGCCAAAAATTCAATAAGCAGTTATTGATTGAAAGCACACGTATTATTGGACAGTTAGGAAACTTTGACGACACTAAAACGGAACCTCGTCCGGAAAATATTAACCCTACCGATGGAACGGTAGATATACTTTACAACGTGGTTGAAAAACCTTCAGACCAGGTAGAGTTATCAGGTGGTTTTGGTGCGGGGCAGTTAGTAGGTACATTGGGTTTAACGTTTAACAATTTTGCCTTACGTAACCTGTTTAATCTTAAAGCTTACAAACCACTTCCAAAAGGCGATGGACAAAAATTGAGCATTAGAGGTCAGTCAAGCGGTAGAATTTATCAAAACTTCTCATTCACCTTCTCTGAACCATGGTTAGGTGGTAAAAAGCCAATTTACTTTGCTTTAACAGGCTATACTCAGTTAAGTTCAACAGGGCAGTATTATGCTAAGGATAATCCTAACTATAACTTTCTTCGTATTAACGGCGTTGGTATTACATTGGGTAAACGTTTAAAATGGCCTGACAATCGTTTCCAGTTAAACTATTCATTAAACTTTGACCATTACTTCCTGGATAATTACAGCGGTTTCTTATTCTCTAATGGTACAGCTTACAACATTAAGCTTACGCAAGATTTATCTCGCAACTCGTTAGATGCGCCTATTTATCCAACCAGCGGTTCAAATATTAAGTTCACCATACAGGCTACGCCGCCATACTCATTGTTTAACAATACCAATTACAGCGTTGCAACACCTGCAGAGCGTTACAAATTTGTTGAGTACTATAAGTTTAAGTTTGATGCCCAGTGGTTCACCAAGCTAACAGGCAAATTGGTATTGATGTCACAAATACGTACCGGTTTCCTGGGTATGTATAATTCCAAAGTTGGGCCTTCGCCGTTTGAGCGCTTTAAATTAGGAGGTGACGGTATGCAGAACTTCCAGTTTTTACAAGGTAGCGAGATCATAGGTATGCGTGGTTACACCAACTTCTCTATTGTTCCTTTAGGTAGTAATTATACCGCAAATTCAAATCCGGGTAGTACTATTTATAACAAGTTTACAATGGAACTTCGCCATCCGGTTATCGCCAGTCAATCTGCAACTATATTCTTGTTAGCATTTGTTGAAGGTGGTAACACATGGAATAATTTTTCTCAATATAATCCGTTTAATATCCGTCGTTCAGCTGGTATTGGTACAAGGATATTTTTACCTATTTTTGGTTTGTTGGGTCTTGATTACGGTTATGGTTTTGATGCCATTCCGGGTCAGCCATCTGCTAACAAGGGTCAGTTTGCCTTCTCTATCTCACAAAGCTTAAGCGGAGGATTTAACTAA
- a CDS encoding OmpH family outer membrane protein, producing the protein MKRKIILVAAFTFLSVTAALAQRFAYVDSEYILKHIPDYISAQKQIGSLSDQWQKEVDNRFQEIDRLFKAYQADQPLMTAEVKKRREEEIVSKEKEAKDFQRKIFGPEGDLAQRSNSIIKPIQDRVAKAVQALAESENLDMVFDKNSEVIMLYANPRYDKSADVITRLGLKPGVLAK; encoded by the coding sequence ATGAAAAGAAAGATAATTTTAGTAGCCGCATTTACGTTTCTGTCTGTAACAGCAGCTCTGGCACAACGTTTTGCTTATGTTGATTCAGAATATATATTGAAACATATTCCTGATTATATATCGGCACAGAAACAAATAGGATCTCTTTCAGATCAATGGCAAAAAGAGGTTGATAATCGTTTTCAGGAAATTGACCGCTTATTTAAGGCCTACCAGGCCGATCAGCCATTGATGACCGCTGAAGTTAAAAAGAGACGTGAGGAGGAGATTGTGAGTAAGGAAAAAGAAGCAAAAGATTTTCAGCGAAAGATTTTTGGACCGGAAGGCGATCTGGCTCAGCGCAGCAATTCGATTATAAAACCAATACAGGATAGGGTTGCAAAAGCGGTGCAGGCACTTGCCGAAAGCGAGAATCTGGATATGGTTTTTGATAAAAACAGTGAGGTAATAATGTTATATGCAAATCCACGTTATGATAAGAGTGCTGATGTTATTACACGCTTAGGTTTAAAGCCCGGAGTTCTTGCTAAATAA
- a CDS encoding OmpH family outer membrane protein: protein MKKVFKVALVAVCIMLAGNFAKAQTKIGYVAQDEVIGLLPELKTVQTQMQTYSKTWTDQLQSMQEMYQKSVEEYQKAEKTMTDAAKAAKVSEIQDMQKRMQETNDKARTEVDTKSNEYMAPLIKKVRDAVTAVAKEKGYTYVINTSVTDQLLLVAPDADNMLAAVKLKLGLK from the coding sequence ATGAAGAAAGTATTTAAAGTTGCTTTAGTTGCAGTTTGCATAATGTTGGCGGGCAACTTTGCCAAAGCACAGACTAAAATTGGATATGTAGCTCAGGATGAAGTGATAGGCCTGTTGCCGGAGTTGAAAACTGTTCAAACTCAAATGCAGACTTATTCAAAAACCTGGACAGATCAATTACAAAGCATGCAGGAGATGTACCAAAAATCTGTTGAGGAATATCAAAAAGCTGAAAAAACAATGACTGATGCTGCAAAAGCCGCAAAAGTTAGCGAAATACAAGACATGCAAAAAAGAATGCAAGAGACTAACGATAAAGCACGTACTGAAGTTGATACAAAAAGCAACGAGTACATGGCTCCGTTAATCAAAAAAGTTAGAGATGCTGTAACTGCAGTTGCTAAAGAAAAAGGTTACACTTACGTAATTAACACCAGCGTTACTGATCAGTTATTACTTGTTGCACCCGATGCAGATAACATGTTAGCTGCCGTTAAACTTAAATTAGGTTTAAAATAA
- the murI gene encoding glutamate racemase gives MSPIGIFDSGLGGLTVFRSIAEALPQYDYIYLGDNSRAPYGNRSFNTIHQYTWECVQWLFAQGCPLIILACNTASAKALRTIQQKDMRGIDAYKRVLGVIRPTAEVIGNYSLTGEIGVLGTNGTVQSESYLLEIEKFFPQLKVYQQACPLWVPLIESGEYEKPGADYFVKEYLDGIMAQSQNIDTLLLACTHYPLIQDKIEAYLPKTVKVVAQGDIVASSLVDYLRRHNELEQKLSRSQSKHFFTTDDTIEFDHHASRFFASSVKSAHVSVTQLSC, from the coding sequence ATGAGTCCCATAGGCATATTTGATTCCGGTTTAGGCGGACTGACCGTGTTTAGGTCTATTGCCGAAGCGTTACCGCAGTATGATTATATCTATCTGGGCGATAACAGTCGTGCGCCTTATGGTAACCGTTCATTCAATACTATTCATCAATATACCTGGGAGTGCGTGCAATGGCTTTTTGCGCAAGGTTGCCCCCTAATTATATTGGCGTGCAATACAGCATCTGCAAAAGCTTTGCGTACCATTCAGCAAAAAGATATGCGCGGGATTGATGCTTACAAACGCGTGTTAGGGGTTATAAGGCCAACAGCAGAGGTAATTGGTAATTATTCCCTTACCGGAGAAATAGGTGTTTTAGGAACCAATGGAACGGTGCAGTCGGAATCTTATCTGTTAGAGATTGAAAAGTTTTTTCCTCAGCTTAAAGTATATCAGCAAGCCTGCCCGTTATGGGTGCCGCTTATTGAAAGCGGTGAATACGAAAAGCCCGGCGCCGACTATTTTGTTAAAGAATATCTGGATGGCATAATGGCTCAATCACAAAACATAGACACGCTTTTGTTGGCATGCACTCATTATCCGCTTATACAGGATAAAATTGAAGCCTATCTGCCTAAAACGGTGAAAGTGGTAGCCCAAGGTGATATTGTTGCCTCAAGTTTGGTTGATTACCTGCGACGGCACAACGAGCTGGAACAGAAGCTAAGCAGGAGTCAAAGCAAACACTTTTTCACCACTGATGATACCATTGAGTTTGACCATCATGCCTCGCGTTTTTTTGCGTCGTCGGTAAAGTCTGCTCATGTATCGGTCACTCAGCTGTCATGTTAA
- the nuoH gene encoding NADH-quinone oxidoreductase subunit NuoH, translated as MNFYLTYILVAAGLFAFSAAFALFAVYAERKVSAFIQDRLGPTEVGKYGLLQTVADILKLLQKEMIVPTAADKVLFVAAPAVIFIAVYLGFAALPWAPGVIPSGINLGLYYVFAIISVETLGILMAGWGSNNKYSILGAMRSAAQIISYEIPAGFAIIAVIMIAQTLNLQEVAMQQGTLSTEGVKFLGFWDVSKIGGLFAWNIFRAPHLIIAFVIYFIASLAESNRAPFDIPEAESELVSGFHTEYTGLRFGLVFLAEYSMMFLVSMIGVVLFLGAWNTPLPNIGPAHLADWTTGIVWGIFWIAVKTLALVGVQMWIRWTLPRLRVDQLMNLCWKVLTPLAFACVLISGIWRLWLM; from the coding sequence TTGAATTTTTACCTCACATATATACTGGTTGCGGCGGGCTTGTTTGCATTCTCGGCAGCATTTGCGCTGTTTGCGGTATATGCCGAGCGTAAGGTTTCAGCTTTTATACAAGACAGGCTTGGTCCTACAGAAGTTGGTAAATACGGCTTACTCCAAACAGTAGCTGATATTTTAAAGCTCCTTCAAAAAGAAATGATAGTGCCAACGGCGGCTGACAAGGTGCTGTTTGTAGCTGCTCCCGCCGTAATATTCATAGCCGTTTATCTTGGCTTTGCTGCATTGCCATGGGCACCGGGTGTAATACCATCGGGTATCAACTTAGGGTTATACTATGTTTTCGCTATTATTTCAGTTGAGACCTTGGGCATTTTAATGGCGGGCTGGGGTTCAAACAACAAGTATTCTATACTGGGTGCTATGCGTTCGGCAGCGCAGATCATCTCTTACGAGATACCTGCCGGGTTTGCCATTATAGCAGTTATTATGATAGCACAAACCCTTAACCTGCAAGAAGTTGCCATGCAGCAGGGAACCTTATCAACAGAAGGGGTTAAGTTTTTAGGTTTTTGGGATGTTTCCAAAATAGGAGGCTTATTTGCCTGGAACATATTTAGGGCGCCGCATCTCATTATTGCCTTTGTTATTTATTTTATCGCATCATTGGCGGAGAGTAACCGCGCGCCTTTTGATATACCCGAGGCAGAGTCTGAGCTGGTATCAGGGTTCCATACCGAATATACCGGTTTGCGTTTCGGATTGGTTTTCCTGGCAGAATATTCCATGATGTTCCTGGTATCCATGATTGGCGTAGTGCTGTTTTTAGGAGCATGGAATACGCCGTTACCTAATATTGGACCGGCACATTTGGCCGATTGGACAACTGGGATAGTTTGGGGTATATTTTGGATAGCTGTAAAAACACTGGCGCTGGTAGGCGTACAAATGTGGATACGCTGGACATTACCGCGTTTGCGGGTAGATCAGCTAATGAACCTATGCTGGAAAGTATTAACACCACTAGCCTTTGCCTGCGTGTTGATATCAGGCATATGGCGGTTGTGGTTAATGTGA
- a CDS encoding 4Fe-4S dicluster domain-containing protein: MINKALNGFTTAWKGLSLTLSHLFASNRKREVMHVSDNNYFKRMEGTNTIQYPKQALPSPEVGRYQLDVEIDDCIVCDLCAKICPVDCITIEQVKATELIGYTSDGSPKRIYPAQFDIDMAKCMYCGLCTIVCPTECIVMTDKYDRSVFELTDLTYEFSNMTPEEVEEKKALLENQLAQKQAAKLAAMNKKEGGA; this comes from the coding sequence ATGATTAATAAAGCACTAAATGGATTTACAACGGCATGGAAAGGCTTGAGCCTTACCCTAAGCCATCTTTTTGCTTCCAACAGGAAGCGGGAGGTAATGCACGTTAGTGACAATAATTATTTTAAAAGGATGGAAGGCACCAACACCATCCAATATCCTAAACAGGCTTTGCCGAGTCCGGAGGTTGGAAGGTACCAGTTGGATGTGGAGATAGATGATTGCATTGTGTGCGACCTCTGTGCCAAAATTTGCCCGGTTGATTGCATTACCATTGAACAGGTTAAGGCAACTGAACTGATCGGTTATACATCAGACGGTTCACCTAAGCGTATTTACCCCGCCCAGTTTGATATTGACATGGCTAAGTGCATGTATTGCGGCTTATGCACAATTGTGTGCCCAACCGAGTGCATCGTAATGACCGATAAATACGACCGTAGTGTGTTTGAACTGACGGACCTCACATACGAGTTCTCTAACATGACACCTGAAGAAGTTGAAGAGAAGAAGGCCTTGCTTGAAAATCAATTAGCGCAAAAGCAGGCCGCTAAACTGGCTGCAATGAATAAAAAGGAGGGAGGCGCATGA
- a CDS encoding NADH-quinone oxidoreductase subunit J family protein translates to MSLAQILFYAMAFIAIASALYVASSKNLVRGIFMFFVTLFALAGLYVLALADFVAVSQIVIYVGGILVLILFAFMLSGKETLDSLGRQKDKFVNSGKIPGLVLSLLFFAVMVTVLLKLNADDLGWIKQSVASGNVIKPTDNGIHNIGINLMTTYLLPFEAISILLMMALVGAAHIARKEQDA, encoded by the coding sequence ATGAGCTTAGCGCAAATTCTTTTTTATGCTATGGCGTTTATCGCTATTGCATCAGCGCTGTATGTAGCATCGAGTAAAAATCTGGTACGTGGCATTTTTATGTTTTTTGTCACGCTGTTTGCCCTGGCGGGATTATATGTTTTGGCGCTGGCCGATTTTGTAGCCGTTAGCCAGATCGTAATTTACGTAGGGGGTATTTTGGTATTGATCCTGTTTGCATTCATGCTTTCAGGTAAGGAAACATTGGATAGTTTAGGCCGCCAAAAAGATAAGTTTGTAAACAGCGGAAAAATACCCGGTCTAGTTCTTAGCCTTTTATTTTTTGCTGTAATGGTAACTGTGTTGTTGAAATTGAACGCTGATGATTTAGGTTGGATAAAGCAGTCTGTAGCCTCAGGCAACGTAATCAAACCCACTGATAACGGCATTCATAACATCGGCATTAATTTAATGACCACTTATTTGTTGCCGTTTGAGGCTATATCCATATTACTCATGATGGCTCTGGTAGGCGCGGCACACATTGCCAGAAAGGAGCAAGACGCATGA
- the nuoK gene encoding NADH-quinone oxidoreductase subunit NuoK: MISLNDFLIVGAALFCIGLYMLLTKRNAIQLLIGIELMLNAAILNLVAFGKFDRVNNSGQIFALFAIVLAAATTAVALAIILTVYKKYKTIDPGKVNSLKD, from the coding sequence ATGATATCATTAAATGATTTTCTGATTGTTGGGGCTGCCTTATTTTGCATTGGCCTTTACATGCTGCTTACCAAGCGGAATGCTATACAATTATTGATTGGTATTGAACTTATGCTAAACGCTGCCATTTTAAACCTGGTAGCATTTGGTAAGTTTGACCGCGTTAATAACAGCGGACAAATATTCGCGCTGTTTGCGATTGTGCTTGCCGCTGCTACAACGGCTGTGGCCTTGGCTATTATTTTAACTGTATATAAAAAATATAAAACTATTGACCCGGGTAAGGTGAATAGTTTGAAAGATTGA
- a CDS encoding NADH-quinone oxidoreductase subunit 5 family protein: MNTFQPYQQALTLCLALVAVLMPLLAFFVNVCLPRKTNKAAGWVSTFAILSSLVCAIIVFINLWNQPQLHWQVKWFTIGTTNLYAGLWLNNHSVIMLLLVPAIALPVHIYSTAYMKYDERYKRYFTYLSLFCFSMLALVVADSMILFYVFWELVGFSSYLLIGFWFTKEKAVLANKKAFIMNRIGDVGLLIALLIIFVQSGSFDLNQLFGSYGLIAQAQTENGLWIGASTTLPVFWQYVACGGIFLAVAAKTAQFPLHTWLPDAMEGPTSVSALIHAATMVAAGVFLLGRLYPLFTPTELDILAAIGCFTAFMAATIALTQNDLKRILAYSTISQLGFMVMAMGIGAYASSLFHLITHAFFKCLLFLVAGIVIHEMAHIKDDNKLDIDPQNILNMGGLRKKLPFTFMTALIGAAALIGLPLTSGYLSKDGILIQSFDWAEQRGFWYMLLPVGAILTTGLTAFYVSRLIVKVFFGEFKLEKVHPNLHFHISDGSWQYKAPLLFLAACSLFPIFSLNPVSYENAWVFRGFSVETALDRANIYHTIVPLGVNIVSVFVIYFAYAVYVKRNSWSAPQHSFLFKLSYNQWYIDAFYNKIIVGGVLAASRALSWFDRNIIDGFVHLLSNTAIALSKVAAWFDYYVIDGVSRLATFIVQVIGNFIRYFQSGKIQYYLFSMVAIVLLLFIYLIVKI, from the coding sequence TTGAACACCTTTCAACCATATCAACAAGCTTTAACGCTGTGCCTGGCATTGGTAGCAGTACTTATGCCTTTGCTGGCGTTTTTTGTTAATGTTTGTTTGCCGCGAAAAACCAATAAAGCAGCGGGTTGGGTATCAACCTTCGCTATTTTAAGCAGCCTGGTTTGCGCTATAATCGTGTTCATCAATTTGTGGAACCAACCACAGTTGCACTGGCAGGTTAAATGGTTCACTATTGGCACTACTAATTTATATGCGGGCTTGTGGTTAAATAATCACTCTGTAATAATGCTTTTGCTTGTGCCAGCCATTGCTTTACCGGTGCATATTTACTCCACCGCTTACATGAAGTATGATGAGCGCTACAAACGTTATTTTACCTACTTAAGCTTATTCTGTTTCAGTATGCTGGCCTTGGTTGTGGCCGATAGTATGATACTGTTCTACGTGTTCTGGGAGTTGGTTGGTTTCTCGTCTTACCTGCTAATTGGTTTTTGGTTCACTAAAGAGAAAGCTGTACTGGCCAATAAAAAAGCCTTTATCATGAACCGCATTGGTGATGTTGGTTTACTCATTGCCCTGCTAATCATTTTTGTACAATCAGGCAGCTTTGATCTCAACCAGTTGTTTGGCAGCTATGGCTTAATAGCGCAAGCACAAACCGAGAATGGTCTTTGGATAGGCGCCAGTACAACATTGCCGGTGTTTTGGCAATATGTAGCCTGTGGTGGTATATTTTTAGCTGTAGCAGCTAAAACGGCTCAGTTTCCGTTGCACACATGGTTGCCGGATGCCATGGAAGGCCCAACGTCTGTATCAGCGCTTATTCACGCTGCAACTATGGTTGCAGCCGGCGTTTTTCTTTTGGGCAGGTTATATCCTTTGTTTACGCCTACAGAGTTAGATATTTTGGCTGCTATAGGTTGCTTTACAGCTTTTATGGCTGCTACCATCGCCTTAACACAAAACGACTTAAAACGCATTTTGGCTTATTCAACCATATCGCAATTAGGTTTTATGGTAATGGCTATGGGCATAGGCGCTTATGCATCGTCGCTATTCCATTTAATCACGCATGCCTTCTTTAAGTGTTTACTGTTTCTGGTAGCAGGTATTGTTATCCATGAAATGGCCCATATAAAGGATGACAACAAGTTAGACATAGATCCGCAGAACATACTGAACATGGGCGGACTGCGTAAAAAACTGCCGTTCACGTTTATGACAGCGCTGATTGGTGCAGCCGCTTTGATAGGATTGCCGCTTACGTCGGGTTATCTGTCAAAAGATGGTATCCTTATTCAATCATTTGACTGGGCCGAGCAACGCGGTTTCTGGTACATGCTGTTGCCTGTAGGGGCCATACTTACAACAGGATTAACCGCTTTTTATGTATCGCGCTTAATTGTTAAGGTGTTCTTTGGCGAGTTTAAACTGGAGAAGGTACATCCCAATCTACATTTTCACATCAGCGATGGTAGCTGGCAATATAAAGCGCCTCTGTTATTTTTAGCGGCCTGTAGTTTGTTCCCAATATTTTCGCTTAATCCTGTTTCATACGAAAATGCCTGGGTATTCCGCGGCTTTTCGGTAGAGACAGCTTTAGACAGGGCTAATATTTACCACACCATTGTCCCGCTTGGGGTTAACATAGTAAGCGTTTTTGTAATTTATTTTGCTTATGCGGTTTACGTAAAGCGCAATTCATGGTCGGCCCCGCAACATAGCTTCTTGTTTAAACTGAGCTACAACCAGTGGTATATTGATGCCTTTTACAATAAGATTATTGTTGGAGGAGTATTGGCTGCCAGTCGTGCTTTATCATGGTTTGACCGTAATATAATTGATGGTTTTGTACATTTATTATCCAACACAGCCATAGCGCTTTCAAAAGTTGCCGCCTGGTTTGACTATTATGTAATAGACGGCGTGTCAAGACTGGCAACATTTATAGTCCAGGTAATAGGTAATTTTATCCGCTATTTTCAAAGCGGTAAAATACAATACTACCTGTTTAGCATGGTAGCCATAGTGCTACTGTTGTTTATTTACTTAATTGTTAAGATTTAA